The proteins below come from a single Chitinophaga pinensis DSM 2588 genomic window:
- a CDS encoding glycoside hydrolase family 2 protein, whose product MKKLVSCLLSSVCLATAANAQQQQWHLIKDRIVTQWAEKVDPKAPLPEYPRPMLVRSNNWQNLNGLWSYAITGKSQPQPSTYDGSILVPFAVESALSGVGRNVGKDSLLWYKTTISIPASMKNKEVLLHFGAVDWQTEVFVNGASVGKHEGGYDPFSFNITSFLKKGGKQEVTVRVWDPTDDGPQPAGKQVVKPEGIWYTPVTGIWQTVWLEAVPKTYIASTKQTPDVDKHTLTLSADVQNVQDGDKLKIEVLEGDKVIAQQEAGAKDAAVITMSNEKLWSPSNPYLYNLKVTLLRNNKPVDEIKSYFAMRKISMAKDAKGVQRMMLNNEFLFQYGPLDQGWWPDGLYTPPTYEAMVYDIDQLKKMGFNMIRKHIKVEPATYYTYCDKAGILLWQDMPSGDRGNGWENRPGIYDHQTDKDRSAASEGYYRKEWNAIMDALHNYPSIVVWIPFNEAWGQFKTVEITEWTMKKDPSRLVNSASGGNFYITGHILDLHNYPHPAMPSPELFGEKQILVLGEFGGLGLPVEGHTWQQNKNWGYQSFKTSDDMFKRYNEFTQRISQLIPLGLSAAVYTQTTDVEGEINGFMTYDRKVDKFPVDKMKEANTKLYNPALAK is encoded by the coding sequence ATGAAAAAACTAGTATCCTGTCTGCTGTCGTCTGTGTGTCTCGCTACGGCAGCAAATGCCCAGCAGCAACAGTGGCATCTGATCAAAGACAGAATTGTAACCCAATGGGCTGAGAAGGTAGATCCTAAAGCACCTTTGCCCGAGTATCCACGTCCGATGCTGGTTAGAAGTAATAACTGGCAAAATCTCAATGGTCTCTGGAGTTATGCAATTACAGGTAAGTCTCAACCGCAACCATCTACTTATGATGGAAGCATCCTTGTTCCTTTTGCTGTGGAGTCAGCATTGTCAGGCGTAGGCCGCAATGTTGGAAAAGACAGTTTGTTGTGGTATAAAACCACTATCAGTATTCCTGCTTCTATGAAGAACAAGGAAGTACTGCTGCATTTCGGTGCTGTGGACTGGCAAACAGAGGTTTTTGTGAATGGCGCCAGCGTAGGTAAACACGAAGGTGGTTATGATCCTTTCAGCTTTAACATTACTTCTTTCCTGAAGAAAGGTGGTAAACAGGAAGTGACAGTACGCGTGTGGGACCCGACAGATGACGGTCCGCAGCCCGCGGGTAAACAGGTCGTAAAGCCAGAAGGTATCTGGTATACACCTGTAACAGGTATCTGGCAAACGGTATGGCTGGAAGCGGTTCCGAAGACATACATCGCCTCTACCAAACAAACGCCTGATGTGGATAAACACACCCTTACACTGTCTGCGGATGTACAGAATGTGCAGGATGGCGATAAGCTGAAAATTGAAGTGCTGGAAGGCGATAAGGTGATTGCCCAGCAGGAGGCGGGTGCAAAAGATGCGGCGGTTATTACGATGTCCAACGAGAAATTATGGTCTCCTTCCAATCCGTATCTGTACAACCTGAAAGTAACGCTGCTGCGCAATAATAAACCAGTAGATGAAATCAAGAGCTATTTCGCGATGCGTAAGATTTCCATGGCGAAAGATGCGAAAGGCGTACAGCGTATGATGCTGAATAATGAGTTCTTGTTCCAGTATGGTCCACTGGATCAGGGCTGGTGGCCTGACGGTCTGTATACGCCGCCTACATATGAGGCAATGGTATACGACATCGATCAGCTGAAAAAAATGGGCTTTAATATGATCCGAAAACACATTAAAGTGGAGCCGGCAACATATTATACCTATTGCGATAAAGCAGGTATCCTGTTATGGCAGGATATGCCAAGCGGTGACAGAGGTAATGGATGGGAAAACCGTCCGGGTATCTATGATCATCAGACGGACAAAGACCGTAGCGCTGCATCAGAAGGCTATTACCGTAAAGAGTGGAATGCCATCATGGACGCTTTGCACAACTATCCGAGTATCGTAGTATGGATTCCATTCAACGAAGCATGGGGTCAGTTCAAAACGGTTGAGATCACAGAGTGGACTATGAAGAAAGATCCATCCAGACTGGTGAACAGCGCGAGTGGTGGTAACTTCTACATCACTGGTCATATCCTGGATCTGCATAATTATCCGCATCCAGCGATGCCAAGTCCGGAGCTGTTTGGCGAAAAACAGATCCTGGTATTGGGAGAGTTTGGCGGATTAGGTTTACCGGTAGAAGGACATACCTGGCAGCAAAACAAGAACTGGGGCTATCAGTCATTCAAGACCTCTGATGATATGTTCAAACGTTATAATGAATTTACGCAAAGGATCTCGCAGCTGATCCCGTTAGGTTTATCTGCGGCGGTATATACACAGACAACCGATGTGGAAGGTGAGATCAATGGTTTTATGACTTATGACCGTAAAGTGGATAAGTTCCCGGTGGATAAGATGAAAGAAGCGAATACGAAGTTGTATAATCCGGCACTGGCGAAATAA
- a CDS encoding DUF4440 domain-containing protein produces the protein MKTILTFLLLLCCNMLSAQQTDAELSVLIIRQDSLFWDAYNRCDTSAMGSFFTADVEFYHDKGGPTIGLPALVRSFSKNLCSNRNWHLKREPVPGSYKVFPLRKDNAIYGAVLTGEHVFYILESGKGPQLDGHASFTHLWLKGDGLWKMKNLLSYDHGPATYQNKRKEIVLPEKVLSAYVGTYQGPNVGMLQITIEKGALVMTIKDKVYRLYAEKEDVFFDKDRDLVFEFEKERKLTVKENGVVAEVLPKIK, from the coding sequence ATGAAGACAATTCTCACGTTTTTGCTTTTACTCTGTTGTAATATGCTATCGGCCCAACAGACGGATGCCGAATTATCTGTGCTGATCATCCGGCAGGATAGCCTGTTCTGGGATGCGTACAATCGTTGCGATACCAGCGCTATGGGCTCATTTTTTACTGCGGATGTAGAATTTTATCATGATAAGGGAGGACCGACTATCGGGTTGCCTGCGCTTGTCAGATCATTCAGTAAGAATCTGTGTAGTAACCGTAACTGGCATCTTAAAAGAGAGCCGGTACCCGGCTCTTATAAAGTATTTCCGCTGAGGAAAGATAACGCGATTTATGGGGCCGTATTAACCGGTGAACATGTGTTTTATATTCTGGAATCAGGAAAAGGGCCGCAACTGGATGGACATGCCTCCTTTACGCATCTCTGGTTAAAAGGAGATGGCCTATGGAAGATGAAGAATTTATTGAGTTATGATCATGGTCCTGCTACTTATCAGAATAAACGGAAAGAAATTGTATTGCCTGAAAAGGTATTGTCGGCATATGTGGGAACGTACCAGGGACCGAATGTAGGTATGTTACAGATTACAATAGAGAAAGGTGCATTGGTGATGACGATTAAAGACAAGGTATATCGGCTGTATGCGGAGAAAGAGGATGTTTTCTTTGATAAAGACCGTGACCTGGTGTTTGAGTTTGAGAAGGAACGGAAGTTGACGGTGAAGGAAAACGGTGTGGTGGCGGAGGTGTTGCCGAAGATAAAATAA
- a CDS encoding serine hydrolase, with amino-acid sequence MKRYLLFFLLLPALTFAQQDRKLEKGLRAIITGFQGDVGIYVRNLKTGRYVDINADTIFPTASIVKVPILVGVFDKIEKGELSYHQPLMYRDSIKYGGSGLMQFFKDSTETDLSVLVALMMAYSDNTTSLWNQALAGGGQRINELMAQYGLNNTRVNSRTPGREAIRNVYGWGMTTPREMSELLVKIRKGEVISENASSRMYRLMTHGYYDEVGLSQIPPYTQAAHKSGSVDASRSEVILVNAPHGEYVFYVGTKNNKDQRWTNENEAENLIRKVSAYLWDYYEHH; translated from the coding sequence ATGAAACGATACCTGCTTTTCTTCCTGCTGCTGCCAGCGCTAACATTTGCACAACAGGACCGTAAACTGGAAAAAGGACTAAGAGCAATCATTACCGGCTTCCAGGGCGATGTAGGCATTTATGTCAGAAACCTGAAAACAGGACGGTATGTGGATATCAACGCCGACACCATCTTCCCTACCGCCAGTATCGTAAAGGTCCCTATCCTGGTTGGTGTATTTGATAAGATAGAAAAAGGGGAACTCTCCTACCATCAGCCGCTGATGTATCGTGATTCCATTAAATACGGTGGCTCCGGATTAATGCAATTCTTCAAAGACAGCACGGAGACTGACCTGAGCGTATTAGTCGCCTTAATGATGGCCTACAGCGATAACACCACCTCTCTCTGGAATCAGGCATTGGCAGGGGGCGGACAGCGCATCAATGAACTCATGGCCCAATATGGACTCAATAATACCCGCGTAAATTCTCGTACGCCTGGCCGGGAAGCGATAAGAAATGTATATGGCTGGGGAATGACCACACCACGCGAAATGTCAGAACTGCTTGTCAAGATCCGCAAGGGAGAAGTGATCAGTGAGAATGCCTCTTCCCGGATGTACAGACTGATGACACACGGTTATTATGATGAAGTGGGACTGTCGCAGATCCCTCCTTATACACAAGCCGCCCACAAATCAGGCTCCGTGGATGCATCCAGATCAGAAGTTATCCTGGTCAATGCCCCGCACGGTGAATATGTGTTCTATGTTGGTACTAAAAACAACAAAGACCAACGCTGGACCAATGAAAACGAAGCAGAAAACCTGATCAGAAAAGTCTCAGCTTATCTCTGGGATTACTACGAACATCACTAA
- a CDS encoding helix-turn-helix domain-containing protein, with amino-acid sequence MENPVVIIPGVLFYSYLSSQRKEDVAFLEHNVLVLQVSGQFTLETAQQKILLQKGQMLLIGKNQLGQITKTPLPGENYQTIVITLQEDLLRKAALEERITVDQPYTGPRNVLVPVNDFLKGYFESVIPYARNREANIPPAIGILKVKEAVALLLHAMPALRDLLFDFSEPHKIDLKKFMLSNFYFNVPVTKFAELTGRSLAAFKRDFKTAFGMAPRHWLQDKRLTEARHLIEKKSKKPSAIYLDLGFESLAHFSNSFKKKFGKSPTDWN; translated from the coding sequence ATGGAGAATCCAGTCGTCATTATTCCCGGGGTATTATTTTACTCTTATCTATCCAGTCAGCGCAAGGAAGATGTTGCGTTTCTGGAGCATAATGTGCTGGTATTACAGGTATCCGGACAGTTTACCCTGGAAACAGCCCAGCAGAAAATTTTATTGCAAAAAGGGCAAATGCTGCTGATCGGTAAGAATCAGCTGGGTCAGATCACAAAGACGCCATTGCCAGGTGAGAACTATCAAACGATTGTCATCACGCTGCAGGAGGATTTGCTGAGAAAAGCAGCCCTTGAAGAAAGGATAACGGTGGATCAACCTTATACCGGTCCGCGTAATGTTCTTGTGCCGGTGAATGATTTCCTGAAGGGGTATTTCGAATCAGTGATACCTTATGCGCGTAACCGGGAGGCAAATATTCCTCCTGCTATCGGGATTCTAAAGGTAAAGGAGGCGGTGGCATTGCTTTTACATGCGATGCCGGCGCTTAGGGATCTTTTGTTCGATTTTTCGGAACCCCATAAGATTGACCTGAAAAAGTTCATGCTGAGTAACTTTTACTTTAATGTGCCGGTTACGAAGTTTGCAGAGCTTACCGGGAGAAGTCTTGCTGCTTTCAAGCGGGATTTTAAGACGGCATTTGGCATGGCGCCGAGGCATTGGTTACAGGATAAGCGATTGACAGAGGCGCGTCACCTGATAGAAAAAAAGAGCAAGAAGCCGTCTGCTATTTATCTGGATCTGGGCTTTGAGAGTCTTGCGCATTTTTCAAATTCTTTCAAAAAGAAATTCGGTAAATCACCTACTGACTGGAACTGA
- a CDS encoding aldo/keto reductase, whose amino-acid sequence MATIEKIALGNNGPLVSKLGLGCMRMSATWGPRTNDEAESIATIQEALDRGINFLNTGDFYGSGHNELLVGKAIKGRRDDAFISVKFGAIFHNRQLIGLDIRPIAIKNFINYSLVRLGVETIDLYQPCRLNDSVPVEDVIGTVADLIKEGKVRHLGVSEITADQLKKANAVYPVSALEIGYSLADRQIESELLPTAKELGIGVVAFANTAEGLLTGEMKAPLPADTYLSHFTRFQGDNLIKNLEKVELLKQLAREKGCTPTQLAIAWVNRQGEHIMPLVSMSRRSRLPENMQAMEISFTAAEINQLNTDFAPGAILGSTYLQR is encoded by the coding sequence ATGGCAACAATTGAAAAAATAGCATTGGGTAATAATGGTCCGCTTGTGTCTAAACTGGGCTTGGGCTGTATGCGTATGTCAGCAACCTGGGGACCGCGTACTAATGATGAAGCAGAAAGTATCGCCACCATCCAGGAGGCATTGGACAGAGGAATCAATTTTTTGAATACCGGTGACTTTTATGGCAGCGGACACAATGAGCTGTTAGTAGGAAAGGCGATCAAGGGCAGACGGGATGATGCGTTTATCAGTGTGAAATTTGGCGCTATATTCCATAACAGACAGCTGATAGGGCTGGATATACGTCCGATAGCTATTAAGAACTTTATAAATTATTCACTGGTGCGTTTAGGCGTAGAGACCATCGATCTTTACCAACCCTGCAGGCTCAATGATAGTGTGCCGGTGGAAGATGTTATCGGTACTGTGGCTGACCTGATCAAGGAAGGGAAAGTACGTCACCTGGGTGTTTCTGAAATCACAGCAGATCAGCTGAAGAAAGCCAATGCGGTTTATCCGGTGAGCGCGCTGGAAATAGGGTATTCACTGGCTGATCGTCAGATAGAAAGCGAGCTGCTTCCGACGGCGAAGGAACTGGGCATTGGCGTGGTGGCTTTCGCTAATACAGCGGAGGGCTTGCTGACCGGCGAAATGAAGGCGCCACTTCCGGCGGATACTTATCTGTCCCATTTCACCCGTTTTCAGGGGGATAACCTGATTAAAAATCTGGAGAAGGTAGAGCTGTTGAAGCAGCTGGCGCGGGAGAAAGGTTGTACACCGACACAACTGGCTATTGCCTGGGTAAACAGACAGGGTGAGCATATTATGCCTTTAGTGAGTATGAGCCGCAGATCCAGACTGCCAGAAAATATGCAGGCGATGGAGATTTCCTTTACAGCGGCAGAGATCAATCAGTTAAATACAGATTTCGCCCCCGGAGCGATTCTCGGTAGTACTTATCTGCAACGTTAA
- a CDS encoding SDR family oxidoreductase: MKKTVFITGASSGFGKETVLKFHNEGWNVIATMRNPEKYTELSALENVWITQLDVTDKAGITQAVARGLEKFGRIDVLVNNAGYGAIGSIEAASDEIIRRQFEVNLFGVIDVTKAVLPAMRKQQEGVVINISSMGGRITIPFGALYNATKFALEGLTEAMQYELNPLGIKLKLIEPGSYRTNFNGSSMDFFGAGDIADYQPFFEKFTAIAKSPGRGNANITEVSDAIYLAATDNTEQLRYVVGADAANMINYKLEKGDVAFKQLVSGHFGI; this comes from the coding sequence ATGAAAAAGACAGTATTTATCACCGGCGCCTCTTCCGGTTTTGGCAAAGAAACAGTGCTAAAGTTTCATAACGAAGGCTGGAACGTAATAGCAACAATGCGCAACCCTGAAAAATATACCGAATTGTCAGCGCTCGAGAATGTGTGGATCACCCAACTGGACGTTACAGATAAGGCGGGTATTACACAGGCAGTTGCCCGCGGACTCGAAAAATTTGGCCGTATCGACGTACTCGTCAATAACGCTGGTTATGGTGCTATAGGATCAATTGAAGCAGCTTCAGATGAAATCATCCGTCGCCAGTTTGAAGTCAACCTTTTCGGCGTAATCGATGTTACCAAGGCAGTATTACCCGCCATGCGCAAACAGCAGGAAGGTGTCGTCATCAATATCTCTTCCATGGGTGGCCGTATTACCATTCCTTTCGGCGCACTGTACAATGCAACTAAATTCGCCCTGGAAGGACTGACAGAAGCTATGCAATATGAACTGAACCCGCTCGGTATAAAACTCAAACTTATTGAGCCCGGCAGCTATCGCACAAACTTCAATGGCAGTTCGATGGACTTCTTCGGCGCAGGTGATATTGCAGACTATCAGCCTTTCTTTGAGAAATTTACCGCCATCGCTAAAAGCCCCGGCAGAGGTAATGCCAATATCACAGAAGTCAGCGATGCCATCTACCTGGCAGCAACAGATAATACGGAACAGTTACGCTATGTGGTAGGCGCCGATGCGGCGAATATGATTAACTACAAACTGGAAAAAGGAGATGTGGCCTTTAAACAGTTGGTATCCGGACACTTTGGTATATAA
- a CDS encoding helix-turn-helix domain-containing protein, with translation MQNSYVDINTISELHTFYGCGKPQHPLITVIDLLAVNRENIPADGSFYRLGFYSIFCKQFKGILKYGRSHYDFSEGSLMFTAPHQVTATSKNMQIEEGWGLFFHPDLINNTALGRKINDYSFFHYAVNEALHLSEEEKRTIGECVNNIRKEYAQNIDKHTQGLIQSNLELLLNYCNRFYDRQFFTRAHISNDTVERFEHLLKDYFSQESLIEAGLPDVKYFASRLHLSPNYLSDLLNKYTGKTTQEHIHLQLVDRAKTLLWSSDKPISEIAYDLGFEHPSHFTKIFKNKTGQSPKAFRTIRN, from the coding sequence ATGCAAAACAGCTATGTAGATATCAACACGATCAGTGAATTGCATACATTCTATGGATGTGGCAAACCACAACATCCGCTGATCACCGTTATCGACCTGCTGGCGGTGAACAGGGAAAATATTCCCGCTGATGGATCCTTCTATCGCCTGGGCTTCTACAGTATTTTTTGCAAGCAGTTCAAAGGGATCCTGAAATACGGCAGGTCACATTATGATTTCAGCGAAGGTTCACTGATGTTCACGGCTCCGCACCAGGTAACCGCCACCAGCAAGAATATGCAGATAGAAGAAGGCTGGGGACTGTTCTTCCATCCCGATCTTATTAACAACACCGCCCTTGGCAGAAAGATAAATGACTATAGCTTTTTTCACTATGCTGTAAACGAAGCGCTGCATTTGTCAGAAGAGGAAAAACGCACAATTGGTGAATGCGTTAATAACATCAGGAAAGAATATGCACAAAACATCGACAAACATACCCAGGGACTCATTCAAAGTAACCTGGAACTGCTGCTGAACTACTGCAACAGGTTCTATGATCGCCAGTTCTTCACACGGGCCCATATCAGCAATGATACCGTCGAACGTTTCGAACACCTGCTGAAAGACTATTTCTCACAGGAATCTTTAATCGAAGCAGGTCTGCCGGACGTAAAATACTTCGCGAGCCGTTTGCACCTTTCGCCCAATTACCTCTCCGATCTGCTTAATAAATACACCGGTAAAACAACGCAGGAACACATTCACCTGCAATTAGTAGACCGGGCTAAAACACTGCTCTGGAGCTCCGATAAACCAATCAGCGAAATCGCCTACGATCTGGGATTTGAGCATCCATCTCATTTTACAAAGATCTTCAAAAATAAGACAGGACAATCGCCGAAAGCTTTCAGGACAATTAGGAATTAG
- a CDS encoding M57 family metalloprotease codes for MKNMFLPLLLLLTICFAACKKSAEGPGETPQTEYDNAAKVRAYIRDLGFPDNAVVENAKEFIAEGDIVFPKDMEIPSGKPKTEQYYTGSLVSATNVTNIRLRIDASMTSMTSEINSAISQWNAISGCSINWTVTTGSSYDVIIIDSNLGSGVCGSGTFPSGGRAGGTIRINKAYIAGNSFAQRARTICHEMGHNVSFRHTNWSAIGESSATAVPGVGGTDASSLMNGGQCGSGATVLSTKDIQAAQVLYP; via the coding sequence ATGAAAAACATGTTTCTTCCGCTGCTGCTCCTCCTGACTATTTGTTTTGCAGCCTGTAAAAAGTCAGCCGAAGGTCCCGGTGAGACGCCACAAACAGAGTATGATAACGCCGCTAAAGTACGCGCTTACATCCGCGATCTGGGATTCCCTGACAATGCGGTTGTCGAAAATGCAAAAGAGTTTATTGCCGAAGGAGATATCGTCTTCCCTAAAGACATGGAGATACCTTCCGGTAAGCCTAAAACTGAACAGTATTATACCGGTAGTCTGGTATCTGCGACCAATGTGACAAACATCCGTCTGCGCATTGATGCTTCCATGACTTCCATGACATCAGAGATTAACTCTGCTATCAGCCAGTGGAATGCTATTTCGGGTTGTTCTATCAACTGGACAGTGACTACTGGTTCTTCCTATGATGTGATTATCATTGACAGTAATCTGGGCAGTGGCGTATGCGGTTCCGGTACATTCCCTTCCGGTGGTCGTGCAGGTGGTACGATCCGTATCAACAAAGCCTATATTGCCGGTAACAGTTTTGCACAGCGTGCACGTACCATCTGTCATGAGATGGGACATAATGTGTCTTTCAGACATACGAACTGGTCAGCAATCGGTGAATCAAGTGCTACTGCCGTTCCTGGTGTAGGTGGTACGGATGCGTCTTCATTGATGAATGGCGGTCAGTGTGGCAGCGGTGCAACCGTATTGTCTACAAAAGATATCCAGGCTGCACAGGTGCTGTACCCATGA
- a CDS encoding DUF4375 domain-containing protein, with translation MKTNNKLSTEDKQLIEEHLNGDLYSKTDPENQIRPEISPVDYYRLHNMDFNWAVLSPLSKMVAEYLEQNQLDLTEAIAITSPEQKLLFFWWYLDGQVTNGGFSQFIDNGYDKYFPPVLNGLKLLPNKKYYELVEKVYFRYLKGRLSTINQNNIPYFKINAQLYKDVEAFIREHQEQFIKPIDKKYTGRLEYRTGNILEVLEVKKGVPEGKYEKYVDDVKVEEIVYRKGKQVAEKKFKEGLPYEETRSDDTVKNMEHTLKYYPNGQLESHTKKIVKDSYNSNMVFKDRFYDTGIIKAQYWEDETEKIHIKRYFDDGQIRSYHTLKKIENERFNKLSEYLICFDENRKETLINGNGIFYDYDFKEENSRFSFYSYVVNCENYLSNGESIGYQNGKLWLKRTFINGIEHGLNIEYDDNGNEEAIREYESGKFVRVVKQK, from the coding sequence ATGAAGACTAATAACAAACTATCAACTGAGGACAAACAATTAATTGAAGAACATTTAAACGGTGATCTTTATAGTAAAACAGACCCGGAAAACCAGATCAGACCAGAGATATCGCCGGTTGATTATTACAGATTGCATAATATGGATTTTAACTGGGCGGTATTAAGTCCGTTGTCAAAAATGGTCGCTGAATATCTGGAGCAAAACCAGTTAGACCTGACAGAAGCGATTGCTATAACATCACCTGAACAAAAGTTGCTGTTCTTCTGGTGGTATTTAGATGGTCAGGTGACAAATGGCGGTTTCAGCCAATTTATCGACAATGGCTATGATAAATATTTCCCGCCGGTTTTAAACGGCTTAAAGCTATTGCCCAATAAAAAATATTATGAGCTGGTTGAAAAGGTGTATTTCCGTTATCTGAAAGGAAGGCTCAGCACTATTAATCAAAACAACATTCCTTATTTCAAAATAAACGCACAATTATATAAGGATGTTGAGGCTTTCATCAGAGAGCATCAGGAGCAGTTTATTAAACCAATAGATAAAAAATATACCGGCCGGTTGGAGTACAGGACTGGTAATATTTTAGAAGTTTTAGAAGTAAAGAAAGGCGTGCCGGAAGGGAAATATGAAAAATATGTGGACGATGTGAAAGTGGAGGAGATAGTCTATCGTAAGGGTAAGCAGGTTGCTGAAAAGAAATTTAAAGAAGGGCTGCCATACGAGGAGACAAGAAGTGATGATACTGTTAAGAACATGGAACATACACTGAAATACTATCCGAACGGGCAATTAGAATCACATACGAAAAAAATAGTAAAAGACAGCTATAATTCCAATATGGTATTCAAAGATAGATTTTATGATACCGGCATCATAAAAGCGCAATATTGGGAGGACGAAACGGAAAAAATTCACATCAAGAGATATTTTGATGATGGACAGATCAGAAGTTACCACACACTTAAAAAAATTGAGAATGAACGCTTCAACAAATTGAGTGAATACCTGATTTGTTTTGACGAAAACAGAAAGGAAACATTAATTAACGGGAATGGTATTTTTTATGATTATGATTTTAAAGAAGAAAACAGCAGATTTTCATTTTATAGTTATGTGGTGAATTGTGAAAACTATTTATCTAATGGCGAATCAATTGGTTACCAGAATGGAAAATTGTGGCTTAAAAGAACCTTTATTAATGGGATAGAACACGGTTTGAATATTGAATATGATGACAATGGTAATGAAGAGGCTATAAGAGAATATGAAAGTGGAAAGTTTGTGCGGGTAGTGAAACAAAAATAA
- a CDS encoding SDR family oxidoreductase, with translation MEKQTKKQTLEGQRVIILGASSGIGLATAIAAAEEGAKVVIVSGNQQRINEALKQLPAGSEGYAVDLSHEENIRAFFEGAGSFDHLIYTAGENLTLQEINKTNIADAQRFFNVRYWGAFAAVKYAAPHIRKGGSINLTGGNSGQRPNAGWGVASSICMAMEGFTRAMAVELATVRVNLVAPGVVRTNLWNGMPEADRENIFTTLGNALLVKRVGVSEDIAQTFVYMMKQAFATGQVLTVDGGGVLV, from the coding sequence ATGGAAAAACAGACTAAGAAACAGACATTGGAAGGTCAGCGGGTGATTATACTGGGAGCAAGTTCCGGTATAGGATTGGCAACAGCTATTGCCGCTGCGGAAGAAGGCGCAAAGGTAGTTATCGTATCAGGTAATCAGCAGCGTATTAACGAGGCGCTGAAACAATTGCCGGCTGGTAGCGAAGGGTATGCCGTTGACCTGTCACATGAAGAAAACATCCGCGCTTTCTTTGAAGGGGCGGGGAGCTTTGATCACCTGATTTATACAGCAGGCGAGAACCTGACTTTACAGGAGATCAACAAAACCAACATCGCGGATGCACAGCGATTTTTTAATGTACGTTACTGGGGTGCTTTTGCTGCTGTAAAATATGCGGCTCCGCATATCAGAAAAGGTGGTTCTATCAATCTTACCGGTGGTAATTCAGGTCAGCGTCCGAATGCAGGATGGGGCGTAGCATCCAGTATCTGTATGGCCATGGAAGGGTTCACCCGCGCTATGGCAGTAGAACTGGCGACTGTGAGAGTGAACCTGGTTGCGCCTGGCGTAGTGAGAACCAATTTGTGGAATGGTATGCCGGAGGCAGACAGAGAAAATATTTTTACGACGCTTGGGAATGCATTGCTGGTGAAGAGAGTGGGTGTATCGGAAGATATTGCGCAGACATTTGTGTATATGATGAAGCAGGCATTTGCGACAGGGCAGGTGCTGACTGTTGATGGTGGCGGGGTGTTAGTTTAA
- a CDS encoding Crp/Fnr family transcriptional regulator codes for MDSQLFNYLQPGNTFSATEQAEILHTFDRKTFKEGEVLFHSGNVCRQLFFICKGVLRILVQGDNGNDVTYFFVNENHFCTILNSFMTQTLAHESIVAACELEVMMIDRAALLDLYKTYPLLKPLIDARIQQALLEKINTRNAYLGLDSTARYQLFLEKQPDIARRVQLSDVASYLGITPQSLSRIRRNKVL; via the coding sequence ATGGACAGCCAGCTATTCAATTATCTTCAACCAGGCAATACCTTTTCTGCAACAGAACAGGCGGAGATCCTGCATACCTTTGATCGTAAGACCTTCAAAGAAGGAGAAGTGCTGTTCCATTCGGGAAATGTTTGCAGACAATTGTTTTTTATCTGCAAAGGCGTGCTCAGGATATTGGTACAGGGAGACAATGGTAACGACGTGACCTACTTTTTCGTGAATGAAAATCACTTTTGTACCATCCTTAACAGCTTTATGACCCAGACACTCGCACATGAATCAATCGTAGCAGCCTGTGAACTGGAAGTGATGATGATTGACAGAGCCGCACTGCTGGACCTTTATAAGACATATCCCCTGCTGAAACCCCTGATAGATGCACGTATACAACAAGCCTTACTGGAAAAAATCAACACCCGTAATGCCTACCTGGGCCTCGATTCCACAGCCCGCTATCAGCTCTTCCTGGAAAAACAACCGGATATCGCCAGAAGGGTACAATTGAGCGACGTCGCCTCTTATCTGGGTATCACCCCGCAATCCCTCAGCAGGATCAGGCGCAATAAGGTTTTATAG